Genomic DNA from Gopherus flavomarginatus isolate rGopFla2 unplaced genomic scaffold, rGopFla2.mat.asm mat_scaffold_2163_arrow_ctg1, whole genome shotgun sequence:
AACTTGAacactgtgcccagttctggtcaccctatctcaaaaaagatatgttagaatgggtaaaagtacagagaagggcaacaaaaattattaggagtgtggaacagtttccatatgaagagagattcaaAAGACTAGACCTGTTgagctttgaaaagagatgaatgggggagggagtatggtagaggtctacaaaatcatgaatggtgtggaaaagtgAACAGGGAAGTATTATTCACCccttcacagaacacaagaaccagggttcaccaaatgaaattaagaggtaGCAGGTTTCAAACgaaaggaagtgcttcttcacacaacacaaaccTTGTGGAACTTGTTGATGGGGATGTTCTGAAGGCAGGactggcgccagggtttctcacgccctaggcgcacggccattttgccgccccctgCGCTGatcccatggctccagtggagctgccgcaggcattcctgcggagggtccgttggtccatggctctggtgcagctgccgcaggcatgcctgcgggaggtccactggagccacacaagcagccgaccgtccgcaggcatgactgtggcggctccaccggagccacggacgaacggaccctccgcaggcatgcctgtggcaggtcaaccggagccacctgctgcccccccggcaaaatgccaccccctcaataatcctgatgccctaggcgattgcctaggctgcctaaatgctaGCGCCGGCCCTGTCTGAAGGTCAGAAGTATAattgagttaaaaaaagaacGAGCTAAATTCAGAGAGGATAGATCCACCAatagctattagtcaagatggtcatgatgcaaccccatactctgggtgtccctaagcctctgactctgccctgttctgttcattccctctgaagcatctggcaccgaccactgacaggatactgagctagatggactattgctCTGACACAGTATgtgcattcttatgttcttatgttcaaatacacaggtaaaataacctctctgctcctactcaagatttaCCTGTTTATTCATCTCACGATCGCATTAGCTctcttggccacagcatcacactgggagctcatgttcaactgatttaTTCATCACAACCCTGACAtttttttagagtcactgcttcctaggaCAGATTTTTCCATCCTATAATCATGGCTTTtgctctttgttcctagatgtatttttttttttacatttagccatattaaagcaCATATTAATTGCTTGCACCAAGTTTACCAAGTGAGCCAGATCTTATCATATCTCACCTTTGTTTAAATTCACCTGAGTTAGCCCAGCTCGGAACTGGTGAGAGCCGTGACCACCAGCCTATACAGTGATTCTTGCCCTCTGTATAGTTGGCCCAATTCACTTTCAATTTTTTATACcctgtggaacagcttcagtacAACAGATTGAAGGCACCCTCCCTGGAATACCCCATAACCCAGTGACTAGGGCCCTCTTTCACTTGACTAGAATCTCAACTTCCTTTTCTAGAGTGTGGAGAAGGGAGTATCAAATGCAGGCTTCCTACATCCTGAGTGAGATCTTTAACCACTGTGCTAAACACCATGTGGGGAACCCTGTCTACCTGCTGGGGGGTTCAGGCATGTCCTGATCTACTGGATTGGGCTTCGCAGGTGAAATGGGAAGAGAAACACCTAGTTTGAGGTCCTATTGGGTATGAGGCATAAACCTGGATGCCTAGACCGAGGCAAACCGTCAGCCTGCTCACCAGCAGGTTTTTAGATGCCCAGAGGACTTTTACCAGTggaaagttaggcacctaggcctAGGTGTTTAAAGGTATTTCGGTGCCTAGTGGAATTTTAAAATGCATCTGATAGCCtaacacccactgaaatcaatgaatttTACACACCtagagaattttgaaaatcccacccggtgcttaaatatatttaacaatctGGCCCTGATGGACTGTAGCCATCTATGGGGTAATGGAGCAGatgagtgggagttttgtgatTTCCGGTGGGGCACAAGTACTGGACTGAACTCCCTAAAATGGCACTTAGGGGCCTAAGACCCTTTGTGAGTCAAGGCcttaagaacgtaagaacggtcatactgggtcagatcaatggtccatcaagctcaatctcctgtcttctgactgtgccCCATGTTAGgtgcttcaaaggaaatgaacagaacaggcaatcatcagatgatccatcccctgtcatctactCCCAGCTTCTTAGTCAGTAAAATAACCAGAGGTagattaaaataaacacaagCAGTAAGTCTGTTGAATAAGAAGCTGCCAATAAAGTAGAGCCCTATGAATCTGCATTATAAACGTTGTAATTACATGGTGATGGTGAAGAAAGGGAAGGATCTTGTTAATTTCCTGAGCTGCCACATGTGTCCTGCTGAGTAATAAATAAAACCAATGTCCATCTATCTTCTGTTTCTCCTTCCATAACCACTGCCCATTGGTCTTCCCTCTGCAGTGTACATCTACAGAAgaaatgtccaaccaaaccatCGTGACTGAGTTCCtcctcctgggattctctgacatGCAGGAAGAGCAGATTTTACATTTCCTGGTGTTTCTAGTGATTTACCTGGCAGCCCTGGTggggaatcttctcatcatcacCGTCATAGCCCTTGAccagcaccttcacacccccatgtactttttcctggGCAATTTATCCTTCCTAGACCTCTGCTACATCTCAGTCACGGTTCCCAAGTCCATGGCTGACTCCCTAACCAACAACAGACTCATCTCTTTCTCTGGATGTGTCATCCAAGTCTTTCTGGTTATAACTtttgcaggagcagagctggcctTTCTCACGGTGATGGCGTATGATCGCTACATTGAAATCTGCCGACCTCTACATTATAAGGTGACTATGAACAGAGGTGCATGTGCCCAGATGGCAGTTGGTTCATGGATCAGCAGCATGATGTGCTCTGTATTACACACAACTAATACCTTTAGGTTACATTTCTGTGGGTCCAATGTTATCGCTCAGTTTTTCTGTGATATCCCACAGTTGCTAAAAATCTCTTGCTCTGATACACATGCTAATGTAATTGCCGTGATTGTCCTTGTGTCCCTTGTAGATGTGTTCTGCTTTGTATTGATAGTTGTGTCCTACATTCACATCTTCTCCACGGTGatgagaatcccctctgagcagggcaggtacaaagccttctccacctgtatCCCTCACCTggctgttttttgtttatttatcagTACAGCATCATTTACGTACATGAGGCCCAGGTCAATGTCTTCAACATCTCTGGACTTGATGGCTGCTGTGTTGTATTGTGTGGTGCCACCACTAATGAATCCAATCATTTACAGTCTAAGAAACAAAGAGATAAAAGGGTCTCTATGGAAAATGATAGGCAGGATATTTTTTCTCAAGAGAAATGAACTCCTCACACTGAAGTCTTAGAGTCCACCTGGAATAAAGTAGTCCCATGTTGAACCTTATATAATAGCTCTGTCTGACTGACTTTGTTTGAGGACCAGCCTATGTTCATGTTAGAATCAGAACCTGACGTTTTGCATTTTCTGATTTTgactgagattttttaaaatctgaaagaaATATAGTCTAAAGcatcctcaggagccaaagtcccATTTTGAAACAAGATTcaggcacttctgaaagttttaCTCTTAGTTGCTCAAATCCCAATGAGTTTTTAATAGAATATGGGAATATAATTATCTTTgggtccctttgaaaatcccaggaaGAGCTAATTGCAATTTTTCCATTTTCTAGTTTGAAATATCCACTTAAAAtgaacttttttatttcaaaatgttttttccaattttttataaaaagttcttttttttatttcaaatgctaATTccgaaatttaaaaaaaatgaagtaattTGAATGATCATTTTTacttaaaatgtcattttaatatTAAGTCAAACCAACTTTTCGCTATTTTCGTTTCTGttttgtagccgtgttggtcccaggatatgaaagagacaagatgggtgaggtaatatcttttattggatcaacttctattggtggaagACACAAGTTTCCAGACTGTCTGAAGAAGaactgtgtagctcgaaagtttgtctcttccaccaacagaagttagtctaaTTCATaatgatatttttcattttcagctgACATTTCTAAATAAAAGAATTTTCACTGGAACATcaacacattttattttgttgttattattattattattaataataataataataataaattagaaTTTTTGGTTTTGACATTTCCCAATTAAAGTTTTAAGAACTTTTTATTCAGTGAAAATTTTTGATGTTTCTATTTTCACCCCATCTAACATGAAAAATACATCAAAATACCAGAATTTCTCACAGAAGTTTCTGTTTTACAACAAGGTGTAAACCCCAGGCTTTTACACTAACAACATTTTCACTAAGACGTTACAAGCAGTGGGCCGCTGACCTCTTCACACCTCAGGAGAAAGGTCTGAGGAGGGAAAAGGGGCCAATGGGGACAACCTGGTTGAGGCCTGCAGCTCGCCTTATTTatacccctgctccagctcctcctcaccccccacaaGGGAGGTAAGTTCTAGTCTACAGATCTCCCCAGTGTATCCATTCACCAATGAGACTCTTTTGACTAaggcttttatttcttttttgactatgtcatggtataattccccactctgaaccttagcgtccaaaagatggggtaccagcatgaattcctctaagctcagttaccagcttagtacttgtagcactgccaccaaccaggaattccagtgcctggtacactctggtcccctcaaaaccttgcccggtgacctccaagacccagtccctccggatcttaacacaaggaaagtaaaccctttccctcactgttgcctctcccaggcttcccctctctgggttaccctggaagatcactgtgattcaaactcctggaatcttaaaacagagaggaaaatctaccttcccccctccttctctcttccccctcccagactctccctgagaggaaagtaatcctaacacagagagaaaataacctttctctcctccttccctcctttctccccaccaattccctggtggatccagaccagtctcctggggtctcaccagaataaaaaaaaacaatcaggttcttaaacaagaaaaacttttaattaaagaaagaaaaacagtaaaaattatctttgtaaatttaagatggaatatgttacagagtcttttagctatagacactgggaataccctcccagcctaagtatacaagtacaaattaaaaatcctttcagcaaaataccaatttgaactccttccagccaaatacacattgcaaataaagaaaacaaacataagcacaATTTGCCtattctacctagtacttactattctggacatagtatcagagactgtatcagagagattggagagaaacctggttgcaagtctggtcactctcagaacccagagagaacaacaatcaAAAGCTAACAGCACCCACACCAAacttcctccctcaagattttgAAAGTATCCTTtggtcccctgattggtcctctggttcaGGTgagcagccaggctcactgaactgtTAACccttacaggcaaaagagacgtTAGAGAGTGAATTgactgttctattaacccttaactatctgtttatgacagactacATGACAAACAACCCTTCCCCACAACTTTCAACTGAATATGTAAATTTCTATTCGGAAATACCACTGCTATGTCTCATAGGAGTTGCAGTTTGTGTGCCTCAAACTCCCGTTATCTGTGGGACAGGTTCCATGGCTGGATGATATCTGCACCACAGGATTCCTACTTCTTCCTAAGCCActctggtgcatcatgggagtcccaCAGCTGAAATGCATCATGAGAGTATGTAGTCTGGCTAGAGAGTCCAGCTCATAAAGAAGAATATGATCACAAGGTAAGCAAACTACGTCTTTCATGGACACTGAGGTGGCATTTCCAAGTAGACAGATTCACTTTTCACCTGAAAGTTTCAAATTTTCAGACAAAAAGTGTTGCgggttggggtgttggttttccaGAGATAGCAGgcattttttacaaaaatatcCATGTGGTTGAAAAcagaattttccatcaaaaaacagatttgacaaaaaaaattcaaacagtTTTACTCGTgacagcagcacagggagtcGTTGACCAGAAGGTTTGGTGCTCCATTTTCTGCCCTTAGCCAGAATAACCATGAGAAGGCTTTAGTCCTCTCCCTCATCCATGCGTCCAGAGGAGATTGGGGATGGTGCAAACAAAATTCACTAGTTTCTTCTCTTGCTGATGATCAGACAGGAGCCATGGACGTTGGAGAGAAGGTTTCTCCTAGGCACCCGAAACAAAAGGGGTTCCTGCAGGGCAGGACTGGCACATATTGGCAAGGAGCAGGAGGAGGTGGAAGAAGTGTATCTAGCCACAATCTCTGCTTCTACATGttcttttgaaaaataatttgttCAAAAATAGTGTTGAGGTTTTCAAAGGTTcctaagggatttaggcacccaattcccacagtgtttcagtgggagttgtgcacTCCTGATTCCTTTTGGTAATTACAGCTCTTGGGCAGCTAATGTGGCTGTTTGATGAAGAAGGAAGACAGAAGAGGCAGGGGCGGGGGCATAGAAGAAAGCCCTTTGTCCTCAAAAGCAGGATACACAGCAGTTTATAAGGGGATAGTCTGCAGCCATAAATATGTCTTGTTCCGCCAGCTGAGTGTACCTACACTAGCGCATACATAGTAGCCACATAAGCTCACAAGAGCCAAATCCATCCTGTTGTAACCCCTGGATGCAGTGGACTCTCACGcaagatgaatttggcccaatctcAAGTGTTTTTCTACTGAATCCTTTGCAATGCCCACTGAGGATAATCACAGCTCTGTGCTCCCAATGGGTGCTGTGCCCGGGGAAATCTCCACATGCCCTGCATGCTGTACTTCCTATAGACACCTGAATCCCTGGGCTGACGTTACAGCCTTTGCATACTCTGCAGAATTTAAACACGGGGACatgaatgggaagagattgtGCCTGAAAAAGTGTCCTGATGAGGAAAAGAAGGACATGTTCCTGATAAACATCCACTGGGAATGAAGGAAGATGAGGAGTCAAATGTGGAAAACTGTCTAAAGTTttaggtatttagacacctaaatatttAGCTAGGTTCCCACTGGATTCCACAGATGTGCCTAACTCCCAAGTGATTTCATTATTTTCCACTCATCTGAAGCTGTCACTACATTATCTCAAttctggggaagagagagagagcttcgGAGACCAGTCAGACAGCTCGACCTGTGATGCCATCTGACAGTGCAAAGGGAAGTTCCGTCTCCAGAAAAACACATTCTTTACCGGATCTCCATCAGAAAGAGTTGATGCAACCAGCAAATGGGGGAGACATAGACCGCCAGCAGTGCGTGGGTTTTTAAGTGATAGGGCAGATCCAGGACCCCAGATCCAGAAGCTCCTCTCTTGAAAGTTGAGGAATTTGGAATCCCAGCTGGATTAGAGTCTTGGCTGGGGCCCATCTGTTCTTTTCTGTCATGTGGATACATTCCTGATAAGGGAAATGTTTCGTCTCTCAGTTCAAGTAAGCCCAGATGCTATACCCCAGCAATACCCCAATCTTCTTCCCACTGGAGTACATCAGCTCTCCATGAGATCtgggtagagctggttgggaatccTCCACTGGAATGATTTTCTAATGTAAAATTCCCTTCACAAAATCAAACTTTTCCATAAGAATATTGAGGTGTTCAGTGATCCCTCTGTGCTAAAGGAGCCTGCAAGAGCTCTGTGTCCAGTGCCAGCTGGTTGAGCATAACAACAACAAGAGCTCCTGAATGTGCCTCTTCTCCATGTGGGAAGATCAGCCCTTACTGGCGCAGCCTCCAATACcctcaaaaatttcaaaattggaAAATACCATTGATTTTCCATCAGGAACATTGCAATGATggttccctgccagcctgcctgcctggaAGGCCCTTGCTGATGTTCACTTTTACCCTGTAGCCAGAAAGTGAAATTAGCAAGAGCCTTCCAGGTGGGCTGCTGGAGAACTCAGAAAtggcaaaacatttcattctgatcaAAACCAATGTTAGTCAAAACCCAGAATTCCATTTCCATGGCATTTTCCAAAGTttcctcattattattattattactcagaatcagaacaaaaaataaataaatatttcagaacATCTTCCAGaacaaaattctgaaatttcatagagaaaaaatagaaaagacagccagccagcctgccttgtttcttttaaaagttttaatGGAATCAACATGTTCCTATGGAACTGTTTTGTTAGAAAATTTTCAATCCGTTCTAGTTCcaatgtttcaaaatgaaatatttcatttcaaaatgtcaacTCAAAATGAAAACAGTTCATTTTTAAGTGACATTTCGACTGGGTTCTAGTGCCATCAATACACTTGTTAATTGTTGGACCTTGAACAAGCCACATCCCcttcccgtgcctcagtttctccatcttgaAATGCAGACAATGACACCAGCtgaaatttgttgggaaatagaaTTTCCAATCCATGCAAACTCCAGAAACGGCCTTTTATCCCTAATAAGAACCAAACCTTAAaatgtactgattttttttctaaaatatttcattttggaatcATCAGAACTaccttattgaaacaaaatgttttttataaGATTCAAATGTCTCTTGTTGCCTTGATCATTATATTACATTATGTTATACTTTATAGTATGATATATGCAATATGCATAAATTATAATATAACATAAATGTCAAAtgataaatttaaaatgaaagattttgACCAAATTGAAACAAATTGTTTTGCTAATTTCTCTTAAAAATCAATATGTTCCCAGGAAAAGTGTTTATTTCATTGAACTTGCAGTTTCCAACTGTACACAGTTTCACTGAAAAGTTTCCAAAAAGCTGTAAGATTTACCTGCTTTgaaaagtgctttcagatctatGTGTGAATGTATGTAAAATCGATGACCCTTTCATTTATAATTTCGCACCTAACACCAAAATGGGGGGACACGAGGAGTTGTTCCTTAGGGCTGCATTTGCTTTTTACAGCTATCTGCCAATCATAGAAGGAGGTCACTAGAATAAGGGCCTAGGTGAATTCTATGGGATTTAGGGTGAAAAGTTTCCAAAGTGTGTAAGTGAGGTAGGAGTCTAGGTCCCATTTAAGTTGGTGGGGACTCTTAAATCATTTAGGGccagttttttaaatctatttaggTGCCCAGGGCCAAATTTTTAAACCTATTTAGGCACCTCATAGGATTTTGAAAAACATCTAGTAGTGTCAAAATTTTGTTTCATCCCAAGAAAATTTATTTAAACTTTCAGGCATTTTGACAAAGGCCAAAGGAGTCATAaaaaggtggaggaggagcaggtGTTCATAGTGATGTTGCCTCCCTTATAAGCCTTAGCCCTGTTCTTAGGGCACATTTCTAATATGTGAGAGTCCTAACCAATGAGCTAAACTTTCAAGGGACGTGGTGCCGTCTTTAGCCATTTTGTAAATTTAGTCCTCCTTCTCCTTGCTTTTGCCAAAATTCCTGAAATTCAAATCATttgaatggggggggggaacagaagcatgaaaataaaacaaaatgttttattttgtttcaattctttttttttctattcaacaatttttttaaaatgtcatttcttGTTTCATCTGACAATCCAGTTAAAGTTTGAAGGCAATCATAATTCTGTTGAGATTTGGGCTAAGTTATTCAAAATGGCCTAAAGAAGTTAGGCACTGATCTGCCCATGGGAGTTGGGTACCAAACTTCCATAGGTTGCTCTGAAAATGACAGCCTAGATCATGCCTAAATTCTGCAGCACAACTTTCCTGAAGGTCCGCTTCACCTCTTTGTTCCTCAGACTGCAGATGATAGGGTGGAAAGTTTCTGGTAGGCCCCCTTTTCCCTGTGTTCATATTATTAAGGACTCAGCTCCTTCCCAGGGGTACATTTATTGGGCTCAGATTGTGGAGTCCCAAATGCCCTGGCaaaagtcataagaacataagaacattatGTTATACTTTATAGTATGATATATGCAATATACATAAATTATAACATAACCTAAAAGTCAAAtgataaatttaaaatgaaacattttgaccaaaTTGAAACAAATTGTTTTGCTAATTTCTCTTAAAAAATCAATATGTTCCCAGGAATAGTATTTATTTCATTGAACTTGTAGTTTCCAACTGAACACAGTTtcactgaaaagttttcaaaaagcTGTAATATTAACATGCTTTGAAAAGACCCTGTGTCCATTGCAATCACTTGGGCTTCTCTGATTTATTAGAAGACATGCTGACTAGACCATGTGCGTTGTGAGTTCTATGTTTAATTCCTGGGTCTGCAGCAGACCCATTGGATGAATTTTTCCCCATT
This window encodes:
- the LOC127042077 gene encoding olfactory receptor 14A16-like codes for the protein MSNQTIVTEFLLLGFSDMQEEQILHFLVFLVIYLAALVGNLLIITVIALDQHLHTPMYFFLGNLSFLDLCYISVTVPKSMADSLTNNRLISFSGCVIQVFLVITFAGAELAFLTVMAYDRYIEICRPLHYKVTMNRGACAQMAVGSWISSMMCSVLHTTNTFRLHFCGSNVIAQFFCDIPQLLKISCSDTHANVIAVIVLVSLVDVFCFVLIVVSYIHIFSTVMRIPSEQGRYKAFSTCIPHLAVFCLFISTASFTYMRPRSMSSTSLDLMAAVLYCVVPPLMNPIIYSLRNKEIKGSLWKMIGRIFFLKRNELLTLKS